One segment of Agromyces albus DNA contains the following:
- a CDS encoding PP2C family protein-serine/threonine phosphatase yields the protein MTQIGNGNARHRVTLPDGTEITLAWAAMTDTGLRREVNEDSYIAQAPIFAVADGMGGHAAGDFASAAVVTRLAEHGGKILIGTPEVDAALRLAVQDMGRGAGVTDEGSGTTVTGAALGAIADEPAWIVFNIGDSRVYRLVSGTLEQLTVDHSIVQELVDAGQITREEADTHPHSNVITRAVGFHEAPIPDYRAIAVEEGMRLLICSDGLTKELTSYGIRHFLVANSKAEKAGRQLLDAALGNGGRDNVTVIVVDVLSVVRPETAQS from the coding sequence GTGACGCAGATAGGCAATGGCAACGCCCGCCATCGGGTCACCCTGCCAGACGGCACCGAGATCACCCTCGCGTGGGCGGCGATGACCGACACCGGTCTTCGTCGTGAGGTCAACGAAGACAGCTACATCGCCCAGGCTCCGATCTTCGCCGTCGCCGATGGAATGGGCGGCCATGCCGCGGGCGACTTCGCGAGTGCGGCCGTCGTCACGAGACTCGCCGAGCACGGTGGCAAGATCCTGATCGGAACTCCAGAGGTCGACGCAGCGCTGCGTCTGGCCGTGCAGGACATGGGCCGGGGCGCAGGCGTCACCGACGAGGGCAGCGGCACGACGGTCACGGGAGCGGCCCTGGGGGCGATCGCCGACGAGCCCGCCTGGATCGTCTTCAACATCGGCGACTCGCGTGTGTACCGGCTCGTGAGCGGAACGCTCGAGCAGTTGACGGTCGACCACTCGATCGTGCAGGAGCTCGTCGACGCCGGCCAGATCACGCGCGAAGAGGCCGACACGCATCCGCACTCGAACGTCATCACGCGTGCCGTCGGCTTCCATGAGGCGCCGATTCCCGACTACCGCGCGATCGCGGTCGAGGAGGGGATGCGGCTCCTCATCTGCTCCGACGGGCTCACGAAGGAGCTCACCTCCTATGGCATCCGGCATTTCCTCGTCGCCAACTCGAAAGCGGAGAAGGCGGGTCGACAGTTGCTCGATGCGGCACTCGGCAACGGCGGGCGCGACAACGTGACCGTCATCGTCGTCGACGTGCTGAGCGTCGTTCGCCCGGAGACCGCGCAGAGCTGA
- a CDS encoding Lrp/AsnC family transcriptional regulator: MTNPARPTAHRPVQLDDVSKAIIEQLQVDGRRSYADIGKAVGLSEAAVRQRVQRLTESGVMQIVAVTDPMQLGFTRQAMIGIRVAGDTRVVAEQLAEIPEIDYVVLTAGSFDLLAEVVCENDEELISLLNSRIRILEGVQTTETFVYLKLQKQFYNWGTR, translated from the coding sequence ATGACGAACCCGGCTCGCCCTACAGCGCATCGCCCGGTGCAACTCGACGACGTGTCGAAGGCGATCATCGAGCAGCTCCAGGTCGACGGTCGGCGCTCGTATGCCGACATCGGCAAGGCGGTCGGCCTCTCGGAGGCCGCCGTGCGCCAGCGCGTGCAGCGGCTCACCGAGTCGGGCGTGATGCAGATCGTCGCCGTGACCGACCCGATGCAACTCGGCTTCACCAGGCAGGCCATGATCGGCATCCGCGTCGCGGGCGACACCCGGGTGGTCGCCGAGCAGCTCGCCGAGATCCCCGAGATCGACTACGTCGTGCTCACCGCGGGCAGCTTCGACCTGCTCGCCGAGGTCGTGTGCGAGAACGACGAGGAGCTCATCTCCCTGCTCAATTCGCGCATCCGCATTCTCGAGGGCGTGCAGACGACCGAGACGTTCGTGTACTTGAAGCTCCAGAAGCAGTTCTACAACTGGGGCACTCGCTGA
- a CDS encoding serine/threonine-protein kinase: protein MSRRLPSTPPSLPGFAFIRVLGSGGFADVFLYEQNMPRRLVAVKVLLAEVVNDGLRQMFQAEANLMAQLSSHPSILTVYQASVAADGRPYLVMEYCSATLGQRYRAVQLPIAEVLSIGVRIASAVETAHRQGVLHRDIKPSNILTTAYGHPVLSDFGIAATLGEAESVEAIGLSIPWSAPEVLHDEVSGSVASEVWSLGATVYSLLAGRSPFEVLGGDNGSSALMARIDKAKPSPTGRVDVPRSLEAVLARSMSRRPAMRQASALEFIRDLQSVEEELGLPQTPLEVAMDDWALATAVDLDDRTRITGGNAAGAVDSRRKRRRAAQVSGTVQGLESRSPESSSGRSRRRTPPSTGRLAWGVSIVAALLVAIVGAGVLAIVQGTRSIPVVSDVEAVVEEAAVIFSWDDPGIEPGDAYIVTVDGEASPMQREPRFLVEIDGQNRVCASVTVTRDGKSGQPSAERCIDLDGAAG, encoded by the coding sequence TTGTCGAGGCGACTGCCGTCCACTCCGCCCAGCCTCCCCGGCTTCGCATTCATCCGCGTGCTCGGCTCCGGCGGCTTCGCCGACGTGTTCCTGTATGAGCAGAACATGCCGAGGCGCCTCGTGGCCGTCAAGGTGCTCCTCGCGGAGGTCGTGAACGACGGGCTCCGCCAGATGTTCCAGGCCGAGGCCAATCTCATGGCCCAACTGAGCTCGCATCCGTCGATCCTCACCGTGTACCAGGCGAGCGTCGCCGCCGACGGCCGCCCGTACCTCGTGATGGAGTACTGCTCGGCGACGCTCGGCCAGCGCTACCGCGCGGTCCAGTTGCCGATCGCCGAAGTGCTCTCGATCGGCGTGCGCATCGCGAGCGCCGTCGAGACGGCGCATCGGCAGGGGGTGCTGCATCGCGACATCAAGCCCTCGAACATCCTGACGACGGCCTACGGGCATCCGGTGCTGTCCGACTTCGGCATCGCGGCGACCCTCGGCGAGGCCGAGTCGGTCGAGGCGATCGGCCTCTCGATCCCGTGGTCGGCACCCGAGGTGCTCCATGACGAGGTCTCCGGCTCCGTCGCGAGCGAGGTCTGGTCGCTCGGTGCCACGGTGTACTCGTTGCTCGCGGGGCGGAGTCCCTTCGAGGTCCTTGGCGGCGACAACGGGTCGAGCGCGCTGATGGCACGCATCGACAAGGCGAAACCATCCCCGACCGGTCGAGTGGATGTGCCGAGGTCGCTCGAGGCGGTGCTCGCTCGCTCGATGTCGCGACGTCCCGCGATGCGGCAGGCGAGCGCACTCGAGTTCATCCGCGACCTCCAATCGGTGGAGGAGGAGCTCGGCCTTCCGCAGACACCGCTCGAGGTCGCAATGGACGATTGGGCGCTCGCAACCGCCGTCGACCTCGACGACCGCACACGGATCACGGGTGGGAATGCCGCCGGTGCCGTGGATTCCCGCCGGAAACGGCGCCGCGCTGCCCAGGTCTCGGGCACGGTGCAGGGCCTCGAGTCCCGCTCTCCCGAATCCAGTTCCGGCCGAAGCCGTCGCAGGACGCCCCCCAGCACGGGGCGTCTCGCCTGGGGCGTCTCGATCGTCGCGGCGTTGCTCGTCGCGATCGTGGGTGCCGGCGTGCTCGCCATCGTGCAGGGCACACGATCGATCCCCGTCGTCAGCGACGTGGAAGCGGTCGTCGAGGAAGCCGCGGTCATCTTCTCATGGGACGACCCGGGGATCGAGCCCGGCGACGCGTATATCGTCACGGTCGACGGCGAGGCCTCGCCGATGCAACGGGAACCCCGCTTCCTCGTCGAGATCGATGGCCAGAATCGGGTCTGCGCGAGCGTCACGGTCACTCGCGACGGCAAATCCGGACAGCCGAGCGCCGAACGCTGCATCGATCTCGACGGGGCGGCGGGTTGA
- a CDS encoding DUF4192 family protein yields MTTIIRAEAAHDFLALVPTLAGFRPERSIVCVAFRGNRTIGVLRHDLPRRARDRSALVAAIVGTLCRMPGVDAVVPVVYTDATFEGSRGVPERALLGLLVKRAEEAGFLVRDALCRAADAWASVLDPNAPAAGHPLALIDESPVTRLAPHEVEVLASPGATGELPEADPEMVAAIAAAITAFEADERAEAAIERLGNNADPVELVETLVARAGVKHPALRLAWFLHLASRPPLRDVMMLQFAFGVVVGEAAYDDAMSSAERADRSGETMDELVRREIAEGETDEVSELLMRLMLGQSTLRPDRRRVERALALLRPLIANAPPELRTGPLCIAAWLAWSLGRGSAAGAFIDLALEAEPEHSMASLLHSFIGSGALPDWAFSAPDRSDGSADRRGGSRSARRRLSGP; encoded by the coding sequence ATGACGACGATCATCCGCGCCGAAGCGGCGCACGACTTCCTGGCCCTCGTTCCCACGCTCGCGGGCTTCCGCCCTGAGCGCTCGATCGTCTGCGTCGCGTTCCGCGGCAATCGCACGATCGGCGTGCTTCGCCATGACCTGCCGAGGCGGGCCCGCGACCGCTCGGCCCTCGTGGCCGCGATCGTCGGCACGCTGTGCCGGATGCCGGGCGTCGATGCGGTCGTGCCGGTCGTCTATACCGACGCGACGTTCGAGGGTTCTCGCGGCGTTCCCGAACGCGCGCTCCTCGGTCTCCTCGTGAAGCGGGCCGAGGAGGCCGGATTCCTCGTGCGGGATGCGCTGTGCCGAGCGGCCGATGCGTGGGCGTCGGTTCTCGATCCGAACGCTCCCGCGGCGGGGCATCCGCTCGCTCTCATCGACGAGAGTCCGGTCACGCGACTGGCGCCGCACGAGGTCGAGGTGCTGGCTTCGCCCGGAGCGACCGGTGAACTGCCGGAAGCCGACCCCGAGATGGTCGCGGCGATCGCCGCGGCGATCACGGCGTTCGAGGCGGACGAGCGCGCCGAGGCGGCGATCGAACGGCTCGGGAACAACGCCGACCCCGTCGAACTCGTCGAGACGCTCGTCGCGCGCGCCGGGGTGAAGCACCCGGCGCTCCGACTCGCGTGGTTCCTCCACCTGGCGTCGCGGCCACCCCTGCGCGACGTCATGATGCTGCAGTTCGCGTTCGGCGTCGTGGTCGGCGAGGCGGCCTACGACGACGCGATGTCGAGCGCCGAGCGTGCCGATCGGAGCGGCGAGACCATGGACGAGCTCGTTCGACGTGAGATCGCCGAGGGCGAGACCGACGAGGTCTCCGAGCTGTTGATGCGACTCATGCTCGGGCAGTCGACGCTCCGCCCCGATCGTCGCCGAGTCGAGCGGGCGCTCGCGCTGCTCCGTCCCCTGATCGCGAATGCGCCGCCGGAGCTGCGCACGGGGCCGTTGTGCATCGCCGCGTGGCTCGCCTGGTCACTCGGTCGCGGATCCGCCGCGGGCGCGTTCATCGACCTCGCGCTCGAGGCGGAACCCGAGCACTCGATGGCGAGCTTGCTCCATTCGTTCATCGGCAGCGGTGCGCTGCCCGATTGGGCGTTCAGTGCCCCCGATCGCTCCGATGGCAGCGCGGATCGCCGTGGCGGATCACGATCTGCACGCCGCAGGCTCAGTGGCCCGTGA
- a CDS encoding aldo/keto reductase, which produces MTDLAYRSLGRSGLRVSAVGLGGNNFGRTGTATESQSGTDAVVHAALDAGVNFIDTADVYGKEYGLSETLLGNALRGRRDEVVIATKFGHSSIGSPLPSWGARGSRRYVRLAIEGSLRRLGTDWIDLYQLHTPDPLTPIDETLAALDDLVRDGKVRYIGHSNLAAWQLAEAEFVARELGTTRFVSAQNEYNLLSRGAEAEILPASERFGVGFLPYFPLQNGLLTGKFRRDDRPADTRIMRQRPHLVEQAPWDVLDRYRAFADERGLSMLEATFGWLLAQPALSSVIAGATAPEQVRQNAAAGGAWQPSERDVAEVSELFAVR; this is translated from the coding sequence ATGACCGACCTCGCCTACCGTTCCCTCGGCCGCTCCGGCCTCCGCGTCTCGGCCGTGGGGCTCGGCGGCAACAACTTCGGTCGAACAGGCACGGCGACCGAATCGCAGAGCGGCACCGACGCCGTCGTGCACGCTGCGCTCGACGCAGGCGTGAACTTCATCGACACCGCCGATGTCTACGGCAAGGAGTACGGGCTCAGCGAGACGCTCCTCGGCAATGCCCTGCGCGGGCGTCGCGACGAGGTCGTGATCGCGACGAAGTTCGGGCACTCCTCGATCGGGTCGCCGCTGCCATCGTGGGGCGCGCGCGGGTCGCGGCGGTACGTGCGTCTCGCGATCGAGGGCTCGCTGCGCCGACTCGGCACCGACTGGATCGATCTCTACCAATTGCACACCCCTGACCCGCTGACGCCGATCGACGAGACACTCGCAGCTCTCGATGACCTCGTGCGCGACGGAAAGGTGCGCTATATCGGACACTCGAATCTCGCTGCCTGGCAGCTCGCGGAGGCCGAGTTCGTGGCGCGCGAGCTCGGCACGACGCGCTTCGTCTCGGCGCAGAACGAGTACAACCTCCTCTCCAGGGGCGCGGAGGCCGAGATCCTGCCGGCCTCCGAACGGTTCGGCGTCGGATTCCTCCCGTACTTCCCGCTGCAGAACGGGCTGCTCACCGGCAAGTTCCGCCGAGACGACCGCCCCGCCGACACGCGCATCATGCGCCAGCGACCGCACCTCGTCGAGCAGGCGCCGTGGGACGTGCTCGACCGATACCGCGCCTTCGCCGACGAGCGTGGGCTCTCCATGCTGGAGGCCACGTTCGGCTGGCTGCTCGCCCAGCCCGCGCTGTCGAGCGTGATCGCCGGCGCGACCGCTCCGGAGCAGGTGCGGCAGAACGCCGCGGCCGGCGGGGCATGGCAGCCGAGCGAACGCGACGTGGCCGAGGTGTCGGAGCTCTTCGCGGTTCGCTGA
- a CDS encoding FHA domain-containing protein: MVAGTFSSSATTGAPAWDVIVGDRFIAALAAPAPDAVLSALAERASDPSPSIEALVGLIPIGREHAVESFALVWWADDDVTTVTAVVRGEAVVDLDSPGGSRRFDSRGIRPWHLADFRDVVALRLTGSDTPLGPLGVAAHDVEHARASLRASAVEWSSVPRRRSATDVASAVVAPALKPHSFDEFAADTVLRPRPSAIDADTALTPRPAAKPEPIPTPTVPIDVQLDGLRPAVPRAPTAHPVPSRQPADAPSASSASSAPPKETDPVPTGPRFRIAGEPPRTLTGPVLIGRRPLPPPIGRAGAAPELVAVDSPTATVSGTHLELRLEGERLVATDLRSTNGTIVRTARGSRRMRAGESIVVTPGTTLDLGDDTIVEILPAHGAPFPQ, from the coding sequence ATGGTCGCCGGCACGTTCTCCAGTTCCGCGACGACCGGCGCGCCGGCGTGGGACGTGATCGTGGGCGACCGCTTCATCGCAGCGCTCGCCGCGCCCGCGCCCGATGCGGTTCTCTCAGCGCTCGCGGAGCGCGCGAGCGACCCCTCGCCGAGCATCGAAGCGCTCGTCGGGCTGATCCCGATCGGTCGCGAGCATGCGGTCGAGTCGTTCGCGCTCGTCTGGTGGGCCGACGACGACGTGACGACCGTCACCGCGGTGGTGCGCGGTGAAGCCGTCGTCGACCTCGACTCGCCGGGCGGAAGCCGGCGCTTCGACTCGCGAGGCATCCGGCCATGGCACCTCGCCGACTTCCGTGACGTCGTGGCGTTGCGGCTCACCGGCTCGGACACCCCACTCGGGCCGCTCGGCGTGGCGGCGCATGATGTCGAGCACGCGCGGGCGAGCCTCCGCGCCTCCGCCGTCGAGTGGTCGTCGGTGCCGAGGAGGCGATCTGCCACGGATGTCGCAAGCGCTGTCGTGGCGCCCGCCCTGAAACCCCACTCCTTCGATGAATTCGCCGCCGACACGGTGCTGCGCCCGCGCCCGTCCGCGATCGATGCCGACACCGCGCTCACGCCGAGACCGGCCGCGAAGCCCGAGCCGATACCCACCCCGACGGTGCCGATCGATGTCCAGCTCGACGGTCTCCGGCCCGCCGTGCCGAGGGCGCCCACGGCGCACCCGGTACCGTCGCGCCAGCCGGCGGACGCGCCATCCGCTTCATCCGCCTCATCCGCTCCGCCGAAGGAAACGGATCCAGTGCCGACCGGCCCGCGATTTCGCATCGCGGGTGAGCCGCCGCGCACCCTCACGGGACCGGTGCTCATCGGGCGGCGCCCCCTTCCGCCGCCGATCGGCAGGGCCGGCGCGGCTCCCGAGCTCGTGGCGGTCGACTCGCCCACTGCAACCGTGTCCGGAACCCACCTCGAATTGCGGCTCGAAGGGGAGCGCCTCGTCGCGACCGACCTCCGCTCGACGAACGGCACGATCGTCCGAACGGCGAGAGGATCTCGTCGGATGCGGGCCGGCGAGTCCATCGTCGTGACTCCCGGCACCACCCTCGACCTCGGAGACGATACGATCGTCGAGATCCTCCCCGCCCACGGAGCTCCGTTCCCCCAGTGA
- a CDS encoding aspartate aminotransferase family protein, translated as MTDTVADTAALTDTGYDNAALQQKAKDHLWMHFARQSTMETSGVPIITRGEGHHIFDIEGRKYFDGLSGLFVVNAGHGRARLAEVAAKQAEQLAFFPIWSYAHPAAIELADRLAGYAPGDLNRVFFSTGGGEAVETAFKLAKHYWKLKGRPTKHKVISRSVAYHGTPQGALAITGIPAMKEMFEPITPGGFRVPNTNFYRAAEVGAPTDDLEAFGLWAANRIEEMILFEGPETVAAVFLEPVQNSGGCFPPPPGYFARVREICDQYDVLLVSDEVICAFGRIGHMFACDAYGYVPDMITCAKAMTSGYSPIGATIISEKLYEPFSKGTTSFYHGYTFGGHPVSAAVALENLDIFEEEGLNERVRENSPLFRAELEKLLDLPIVGDVRGDGYFFGIELVKDTATRETFDDDESERLLRGFLSKALFDAGLYCRADDRGDPVIQLAPPLTIGVPEFQEIEQILRSVLTEASNRL; from the coding sequence ATGACCGACACGGTCGCTGACACCGCCGCGCTGACCGACACGGGCTACGACAATGCCGCGCTGCAGCAAAAGGCGAAAGACCACCTCTGGATGCACTTCGCGCGGCAATCGACCATGGAGACGTCGGGCGTGCCGATCATCACCCGCGGCGAGGGCCACCACATCTTCGACATCGAGGGGCGCAAGTACTTCGACGGCCTGTCCGGCCTCTTCGTCGTCAACGCCGGCCACGGCCGCGCTCGTCTCGCCGAGGTCGCCGCGAAGCAAGCGGAGCAGCTCGCGTTCTTCCCGATCTGGTCGTACGCACATCCCGCTGCCATCGAGCTCGCCGACCGACTCGCCGGCTATGCGCCCGGCGACCTCAACCGGGTGTTCTTCTCCACCGGCGGAGGTGAGGCCGTGGAGACGGCCTTCAAGCTCGCGAAGCACTACTGGAAGCTGAAGGGCCGTCCGACCAAGCACAAGGTCATCTCGCGCTCGGTCGCCTATCACGGCACGCCCCAGGGTGCGCTCGCGATCACGGGCATCCCGGCGATGAAGGAGATGTTCGAACCGATCACGCCGGGCGGGTTCCGCGTGCCGAACACCAACTTCTATCGCGCGGCCGAGGTCGGAGCGCCCACCGACGACCTCGAGGCGTTCGGCCTCTGGGCCGCGAACCGCATCGAGGAGATGATCCTCTTCGAAGGACCCGAGACGGTGGCCGCGGTCTTCCTCGAGCCGGTGCAGAACTCGGGCGGATGCTTCCCGCCGCCGCCCGGCTACTTCGCGCGTGTTCGCGAGATCTGCGACCAGTACGACGTGCTGCTCGTCTCCGACGAGGTCATCTGCGCATTCGGCCGCATCGGACACATGTTCGCGTGCGACGCCTACGGCTACGTTCCCGACATGATCACGTGCGCGAAGGCCATGACGTCGGGCTACTCCCCCATCGGCGCGACGATCATCTCCGAGAAGCTCTACGAGCCGTTCTCGAAGGGCACGACGTCGTTCTACCACGGGTACACGTTCGGCGGGCATCCCGTCTCGGCCGCGGTCGCGCTCGAGAACCTCGACATCTTCGAGGAGGAGGGCCTCAACGAACGAGTGCGCGAGAACTCGCCGCTCTTCCGCGCCGAGCTCGAGAAGCTGCTCGACCTGCCCATCGTCGGCGACGTTCGCGGCGACGGCTACTTCTTCGGAATCGAGCTCGTGAAGGACACGGCCACCCGCGAGACCTTCGACGACGACGAGTCCGAGCGCCTGCTGCGCGGGTTCCTGTCGAAGGCACTCTTCGACGCCGGCCTGTACTGCCGTGCCGACGATCGCGGCGACCCCGTCATCCAGCTCGCGCCGCCGCTCACGATCGGCGTGCCCGAATTCCAGGAGATCGAGCAGATCCTCCGCAGCGTGCTCACCGAAGCCTCGAACCGGCTCTGA
- a CDS encoding NAD(P)/FAD-dependent oxidoreductase — protein MHRPGDAVSDASPDAYRQVSFWLDDLAASGIDDLRPRAPLTASARFDVCLIGGGLTALWTAYSLAKADPDLRIAVLERDIAGFGASGRNGGWCSALFPRSASSLEREHGYDAAIAMRRAMIDTVGEVGRVTELEGIECDFAQGGTLVFARSDAQRELARAEVDEGMRFGVDRLEYWDERTITSRFGVPGSGDRGTSAMFDPSCARVHPGKLVRGLARVVESLGVAVFERTEVIDWSAGRVRFRALDGGGEGSVAARHVIVATEGYGARLPRVRRRILPLYSLMIATEPLPEATWDEIGLEHGQTFSDYRHLLVYGQRTADNRFAFGGRGARYHWGSAVDPAFERVDEVFGRLHETLREFFPAMGDAPVTHRWGGPLGVARDWHPTASYNPKTGVGLAGGFVGDGLSTTNLAGRTLADLVLGRDTELTHLPWVNHRSPLWEPEPLRFVGANLGILGMRLADAEERYTGRPSLAARMLAPLTGH, from the coding sequence ATGCACCGGCCGGGCGATGCGGTGTCGGATGCCTCACCCGACGCCTACCGTCAGGTGAGCTTCTGGCTCGACGATCTCGCCGCCTCGGGCATCGACGACCTGCGTCCGCGCGCGCCGCTCACGGCAAGCGCGCGATTCGACGTCTGCCTCATCGGCGGCGGCCTCACGGCGCTCTGGACCGCGTACTCGCTCGCGAAGGCCGACCCCGACCTGCGGATCGCCGTGCTCGAGCGCGACATCGCCGGATTCGGGGCATCCGGCCGCAACGGCGGGTGGTGCTCGGCGCTCTTCCCACGTTCTGCCTCCTCGCTCGAACGCGAGCACGGCTACGATGCCGCGATCGCGATGCGCAGGGCGATGATCGACACGGTCGGCGAGGTCGGCCGGGTGACCGAGCTCGAGGGGATCGAGTGCGACTTCGCCCAGGGCGGCACGCTCGTGTTCGCGCGCAGCGACGCCCAGCGTGAACTCGCTCGGGCGGAGGTCGACGAGGGCATGCGCTTCGGCGTCGACCGGCTCGAGTACTGGGACGAGCGCACGATCACGTCGCGCTTCGGCGTGCCGGGATCCGGCGATCGCGGCACGTCGGCGATGTTCGACCCCTCGTGTGCGCGAGTGCATCCGGGCAAGCTCGTGCGCGGGCTCGCCCGAGTCGTGGAGTCGCTCGGGGTGGCGGTCTTCGAGCGCACCGAGGTCATCGACTGGTCCGCAGGGCGAGTGCGCTTCCGCGCGCTCGACGGCGGAGGTGAGGGCTCGGTCGCTGCACGCCATGTCATCGTGGCCACCGAGGGATACGGCGCCCGACTGCCACGCGTGCGCCGCCGCATCCTTCCTCTCTACTCGCTCATGATCGCAACCGAGCCGCTGCCCGAGGCGACGTGGGACGAGATCGGTCTCGAACACGGCCAGACCTTCAGCGACTACCGGCACCTCCTCGTCTACGGGCAGCGCACCGCCGACAACCGGTTCGCGTTCGGGGGCCGCGGCGCCCGCTACCACTGGGGCAGCGCCGTCGATCCGGCGTTCGAACGGGTCGACGAGGTGTTCGGTCGCTTGCACGAGACGCTGCGGGAGTTCTTCCCGGCGATGGGCGACGCTCCGGTCACCCACCGATGGGGCGGCCCGCTCGGCGTCGCCCGCGACTGGCACCCGACCGCGAGCTACAACCCGAAGACCGGCGTCGGCCTCGCCGGCGGGTTCGTCGGCGACGGGCTCTCCACGACGAACCTGGCCGGCCGCACGCTCGCCGACCTCGTGCTCGGGCGCGACACGGAGCTCACGCACCTGCCATGGGTGAACCACCGCTCGCCGCTCTGGGAGCCCGAGCCCTTGCGATTCGTCGGCGCCAACCTCGGGATCCTCGGCATGCGGCTCGCCGACGCCGAGGAGCGCTACACCGGCCGGCCGTCGCTCGCGGCACGGATGCTCGCGCCGCTCACGGGCCACTGA